DNA sequence from the Coregonus clupeaformis isolate EN_2021a chromosome 13, ASM2061545v1, whole genome shotgun sequence genome:
AAACATTGATCAACATCGaattgaatcattcagatgatcatttgatttgatcattGAAGTAGCCTTTATAAAGTCCATAGCCTAGTCAGAAATAGCTTAAAATGATTCCACAACTGATCCCTCAACCTCCCACCCCGAATGTGTTCTCCCATTTCAAAGAACCAGATGCTCTCCATTCTAACAGACGAACAGACATCAAATGGAGACTGTTGATATATTTACTTCAAAAAAACTGATAGGAGAAGATGAGGTAAAACGTGCATGGTTTATTTTAGTTTCTGTCGCTTACACAGACACATTTAAGCACACCTTCACAAATGAAATATACGTTGTATTTTAAATAAGTTAAGTTCAAATAAATAGGTAAATAATAATAAACCAAACTAAGTAAAagggtaaaaaatataaataggtCAACAATTCCTCATGTTTAGAATATCTACAAAGTGCACTGAACTCTGGGAATACAATGTAACCAATATTTCCATCCATTgctcaatattattattattaataataataataaaaataacacAAATATTTTCGTTTTCATGTGAGGACATAAAATGGACGTTTTACAACGTAATTATTAGAAATAATTTGATTGTCAAAGCATCATTGCAGTGAAATTAGGTAAAGACATACACTATGTTTACATATCTGTGAGTCATCTAATTCAACCATAACTTCGTGGAAAAAACGAAAAAACGAAGAAACGATTAGTTTTTTGTGTTTTATACTCCTACAGTCCAGAATGACCATGAATGTGCCAACACTAGCGTAATGAGGTAGACAGATAGTTGACTATACTGTGTATGTCCGCGTGTTCGTGCGTTTGCCCGTGTGTATGCTCTCTTATTGCAATGCATTCAAATGGGTTTTTAGAACTATTAACTCACAGCTAACGCCCTACAAGTAAACCATGCAATGAATGATTACAATTATACCCCCGTGTTATGGACAGCCAACCATCTCTGAGACACATACAATGATGACAACATTACGCCCTAAGCATCAGTTATCTTCTGGAAACAACAATTCGATTTTTGAAAAAAGAACGAATTCGATGCGCTCTTCACACACAGGTGAAATGTAGCCTATTCACAAATATGTACATTGATAAATATAAAATAGTTATTCTGACTCAAGAGAATAATAACAATTATTATTCGATTTCCATTTTTGTACAATAATTGCCATGACTTAAGGGGTGGGTTTTCTCTTTTCCGCCTCCATGGAGTATAATGATGTCGATCTCCTATTTCACTGTTATTGTATTCATCGAAGTTCAGTTTTCAATTTAAAAAGGTATACGTTTCGCCCCGGGGGATATTGGTTATCAAGTCTTTATCCCAATTCAAAGGAAGGAAGCACATCTTGTCTGCTAGCCTCGATGGACCTTAGCCGTTGGCCTATTTGTTTCGGATTAGTCTATTCGAGGAAAGTTTTGCTCTGCATTTTCCTAGTGTGTCGCAGAAAACTTCATCCTTTTCTGCTTTTGCCTCTGATTGCAAAACCACACCCTGACCACGTTCTTTTTCAGGTCCAGTTTCTCGGCTATTGCTGCAATCTTCTCAGACGAGGGCCTCGGCTGCACGGCGAAATATGCCTCCAAAGAGCGCTTCTCTGGAGCAGCGATGGAGGTGCGTTTTCTCTTCTTGTCTCCTCCGTTGAAAATCTCTGGCTTGGTCATTTTCTCCCGCTGCGCCCTCTCCGCCTCCTCCAGCCACGCTTCCAGGATGGGTTTCAGTGCCACCATGTTGTTATGAGACAAGGTGAGGGACTCGAACCGGCAAATCGTGCTCTGACTGAGGCAACCGACCCCAGGGATTTTAAGGTTCGCCAGGGCCGAGCCCACGTCTGCCTGCGTCACCCCCAGCTTGATCCGCCTCTGCTTGAACCGCTCTGCGAAGGACTCCAGCTCCCGGGGATCTGGCTCTGAGTCCCCGCCGCCGCCCAGCGAGGTGTGCGAGcccatgctgtgggggtgcatgTTCATGgcctgttggtggtggtggtggtgctgctGCATGTGGTTTATGGCGGACATGTGAGCGTGTGGATGCGAGGCAGTGGAGCAGACGTCGGAGCCGGGCATCCCTCCCAGGGAGACGGACATGCCAGGGGTCAGGTGGTCCAGCAGGTCGCCATCCAGGCCCTGAGAGCCCTGGtgatgggggtggtggtggtggtgcgaGGTGAGCACGGACGGGTGGTGGAGGTGGGCCGAGGATGAGGTGGGGGTGCAGGCCATGCTGGTCATCGTGGTCATGTTGTGGTAGGTCGCGTCTGGTTTATAAGGGTGGCTCTTTGAGATATCCACCGCCGCCAGCGCTTCCGCTCTCTGCAGTAAAGTCTCATCGAAGCCGGCGAAGATGTTGCTCTGCAGCTGTGAGATGCAGAGGAacaggggaggcagagaggggaaCGGTTAATGATGCTCCCCAAACAGGCACCATTCAAAGAGTTTAGGATACCTCTGGATAACGTTTTTAAAATGGAATTTATGGAAAATAGATTATCACAGTTTGGATTACGCATTCATTACGCACGAGGTTTGAAATGTTTAGCCGttgtgaaaatataaaaaattacaCTATCAATAAGGCATTTCTTAAAATAAATTGTCAATATATCCAAACGGTTGAGTTAATTTCATATCACTCAGAGACTATATCAGCCTATTATCGGAAAATCCTCCAAATATTCAACCATCACATTTGATTATTTGTTAAGAATGAATATTTCAAGACACAAATCATTTATCTGCACCTTGGAATGAGAAGAGTTTTACATGTGAGCAATACGAAATATCTAATCAGGGAAATCACATTATTTGACCTATAATGTATTAGCATTTAGCGTTCGGTTTCACCCAATTCTCCATGTCCCATGCATGCTCCCCTACATTTAAGGCTACTTTTCATTATTGCTAATTGGATCATTTGAATGTGACGGTAACTCACCGAGTGAGTGGGCATGCATGCCCTCCGGATGGCCTCTGAGGTGGATTGCAGAGGCGTGTATTTGGGCTCGTGCAGTATGGGGTGCATACTGAAAGGTTGTTTGCTGTTCATTGACATCATGATTGCAGAAGTTAGTGAGGGTTGTTGTCCGTCTTCCTCGTTTTGCTCCGTGTTGGTCCGTTGTCACTAGAATCGTCTCAGGATTAAACAAATTGATAGAACAGTCGGTTGGTTGGTTGTTTGAgatgatggtagtgatggtaacGATGACAGGTTTAAacctcctgtcttctcccctgTAGGTCTCTCTCTATCCAGTCGGACTCTTCTGCTTTTGGCTGTAAATGGCTGTATGTAGTATGGATACTACCTAGCAGCCACCTATAATATAACGTCTTACTGGGCCCGCCCCAAAGATGGGTCATCACCCCCTCCTTTCCCTATTGTCTCCAAATGTTACTGGGAAATGTGTGTGTAGCCACACCTCTTGAGGACAAAACCACCACCCACTCCAACGCAATGCGTTTCGAGTCCGGATTTTGACAGGTGCAATGGTATTGGCTGGTTGTCAGACGGACAACACGCCCACCACGCGTTGCGCAGGTTGCTGTTTTTTCTGATGGATAGGTTGGCTTTTATTCTATGTCCCAATTTCTGTAATAACCTCATAATAAGCTTTTTAAATTTCAAATGAGCATTCAAAGCGCTAATGAAAAAAGTAATTTTAGTCTCTGCATTTTGGTAAAAATGGCATAAGGTGAAGAAAAGTAATTTGTAATATCCAAAGTGATATCTGAAATTCAATATCAATATCATACCAGTGAAATAACTCCAGTGAACAGTGGATTCAGACAGGCTCCTGTGTTATATTAATAATAGATGGACGGCCACACACAAGAATCCTCCCTGACACCATTCCCTTTCTTTCCTAGCAATTAATACATAAATTAATCATTGCTCATTTACTTTGTGGCTCGAACCACAGTATGGATCCCCAATTAAAGAATAAACAGGTCAGAATGGATATGAAGCACAGGGAGGACGATGAAATATTTACTGTTGAACCTCAGGTCAATGGAGCAAGTGCTGTCAATCACAGCCTATGTCCAGAAGGCTGATTTGATGGAGATGGACCACCACTCTAGGCATGGTTCCCCTGCCCTGCCCCTGTCTTTCCCCTCCCCTGGTGGGGTAGGGCTCTCCTGGGGACTCCCTTTACAAAACAAGGGCTAGGGGCTTTCCTCCTGACATTTGCTCCTATACACATCATGTCAATAATGAGACAACCTCAGGAAAACCAATTAGAGATAACTTTTATAGAGAGATTTTATATACATTTCTTGTTATGCTTACAGTCTGCTGTTTACCTGGTGTTTGTCATAGAAATGAGATGCTGAAACTGTAGTTATATACAGTAGCAATTACCTAGTAATTTATTTGGTTTCTTTGGTGTCCATTGAAACAAGCACCAGGCACCAGAAAGAGAAAGTGCAACAAGAAGTCTTACTGTATTATTAAAAATCAACTTGTCTAAGCTTCTTCCATCGCTCTAATTGGGGATCTGAAACCCCagacctgcatgtgtgtgtgtgtgtgtgtcagggagacacagagagaactgTGAAACCCCAGCCCTGTCAGAAAGGAGGCCCCATAATAGGATAGGGAGTCTCTGTGACTGTGAGTCAGAAACAGAAACCTGAGCATGGTAATGGTGTCGGTCGGGGCGTAGCAGGCTCAGGCTGCAGCCATTGTCCCCCAGCAAATGGCTCTCCTCTCCGTCAGGACTGCGGCACCCGCTCATCAAATATACATCACCTCCACTGGGAGAGGCTCTCctctgggacagacagacaggctgttggCTGTGGACCGCCCAGCTGTAGAGGAGCAGacggacagggagagagggatagactgatggacaaacagagagagtgaCATAAAAGGCAGAGAAACGCACACAGACATAAATAGAGACTTGGATTGGCAGAAAagagcagagaggcaggcagtaGTAAAACATACACAAGCACATGCACATTTACGTCATGATCATGACCTCTTGCTCTCAGCTGTGAGTTATGACTGTGTAAATAACCCTGCTAACACCCATCGCCTCCCAGCCCCACTGTCAACATCACGTGTGtgttggtgagagagagagagagagagagagtgagggagacagagagagagggagagcttggTTCTGTTCGAATCTGCGCTGACCCTGGTCCTGAATCACACTGCTCTGGCATCTGCTTGAAATACCAGTGTTTCTTAATGGGCTCTTACTCTTCTGTCagctcactgtctctctgtccattctcttccgcctttcctcctttcctctttCCCTCCGTATCTCCCTCTCTCATGGCTTGCTTATAGCATAAACACTACAATAACAGTTTATGTTGTTCCATTTTCATTCTGTTTGCTATTTTAATGCACTTAACATTCTGAAATATGACCACTACAGTATTTTTGCACTCACCATtccattaatgtgtgtgtgtgtgtggttacattACAGTATGTCAGAAGGGGGGCAGAGAGGGCCTATACAGTCCAACGATGCTCTCAACAATAGAGTAAAGACACTGCCACAAGAACACATTTCTGCCACGTTAAGCAAATGGACAAATTCAaaaagagcacacacacacacacacacacacacctcacttcCCCTTAATCCCCTCTGTCTCTTTCCTTCAATTTTCATTCTTGTCCCCCTCTTCTTGAAGCAGGTTGAATTATTGATGGTGTATAAAATCTTAGGTTGTAGATTGTAACCATTCACCAAATCGGCAGGTTTGTGTGGAGGGGGCTGCTGAGGGGAAGGGGGTGTCTAACCACACTCTTTAATGTAATTGCCTTTAGGGTTCCTGGTAAATATTTCATCGACTGCCAGCACAAATGGAAGATACAAAGCTGGAAGGAGGCTATTCCTCTCTCCCAGAgcagagggagatagagaagagggagatggagggatccCGTGTACTTGACCTGGCTCCGCAGGTGCCGAAGTGGGGCAGTGGGCAGCACTCCCCCTCGGGCAGGGCAGGTCCCCAGGGGCAGGCATGTCAGAGGTGGGGTAGGCGTGtgagggggggtggggtggggggagggttGCGGTGAGACTgacagaaagaggcagagagggagggtgtATGGGGGTCTTAAGCACCCCTGCCCTAACACGGGACAGGGTTGTATACTGGAACAGAGTGGTTTACAGGGAAACGTCATTACAGGACAGGTTTGGGG
Encoded proteins:
- the LOC121579822 gene encoding brain-specific homeobox/POU domain protein 3-like, whose translation is MMSMNSKQPFSMHPILHEPKYTPLQSTSEAIRRACMPTHSLQSNIFAGFDETLLQRAEALAAVDISKSHPYKPDATYHNMTTMTSMACTPTSSSAHLHHPSVLTSHHHHHPHHQGSQGLDGDLLDHLTPGMSVSLGGMPGSDVCSTASHPHAHMSAINHMQQHHHHHQQAMNMHPHSMGSHTSLGGGGDSEPDPRELESFAERFKQRRIKLGVTQADVGSALANLKIPGVGCLSQSTICRFESLTLSHNNMVALKPILEAWLEEAERAQREKMTKPEIFNGGDKKRKRTSIAAPEKRSLEAYFAVQPRPSSEKIAAIAEKLDLKKNVVRVWFCNQRQKQKRMKFSATH